In Phalacrocorax carbo chromosome 1, bPhaCar2.1, whole genome shotgun sequence, the genomic stretch gctAGCCATAAGCCCTGTGGGAAACATGCTGATTTACCCTCACCTCCCCTGTGGGCTTGTCCTCTGTCCCGAGTTGTCCCCACACCAAGAAGGATTTCATTGTAAGGCAAACAACTCTCCCTATCAATTTGGACAATTACAGAGTAGGTTATAGTAATTTCACCTGTCAGGGTCTCAAGAAGACTCACAGGCCATCATGTTCCTGACAGGCCTCGCCTGGGCCCTCCACCCACAGCCTCTGCCCGGGAACTCCACCTCAGCTCAGTCTCTGCCCCAGCGATGGAATAGGAGTGCTGGTTTCTCTCTCCGCCACAGCCCTGATGGTGCTTGCTTATGGGCCCTGCTGATCCAGACCTGGACCCATGGATTGACTCCAGACCTTCCTGATCATCACAAACATGTCGGTGATCTGGACTCTGGGTTGCCACcacccctccccctgccccagcccgccctgctccctggctggATGTGGTGGGACCAGCCCTGGCTGGTGgggccctgctctgccagcctggGGACTGCCCCCCGCTCCCTGTCCCTTAGGGAGCAGTCAGCTCTTTCTGTGCCCTGacataataaaatttaaaaaaaaaaaaaaaaaagaatttttgtgGTTTGAAGTGGGTCTGAGTTACTCAAATTTCATGAAGTGTGATACGTGTGCACCCCATATGTCGAGCACTTTGCTATACAATTTCATCTGTGCACAGTACTTGCAAGACACATCTGTCAGTAAGATTGGGATGAGTAtggaaatagtaaaaaaaaaaagatgatgtaaCCATGAAGAAGTTACAAGATGTTAGTGATTTCAGATAAATTAACTCAGACACAAAGTATGTGAAAAGTTGTTATTATTAGCAAGGCAGCACAGCGGACATCACAGGAAGGCAGGTACAGAAATGACAGCGCTCCAAAGGTCATTCCATTTCTTATTAATTCACCTATTTTTCTTAGTAACTAAAATTGTGAAACCGTGAACCAACGCCGAGCTTGAGAAGGCCACCGAGTATCTGTGTGACAGCTTCGGagccgggcgccgccgccgccagcagccGCGGCAAGACCCCGCCGACATGGAAGCGGGGGCCGCCGGTGCGCTTGGATTTACCTGCCTAAAAGCTCAGCGCACCCCGGAGGTGTGTGCCGGCCCGGGAGAGGCCAGCAGCCCCTCCCGCTGCCCGCCTTCGTGCGCGGCGCCAGCGGCGCTCCCGCCGCTCGCTcccggggctgcgcggggggcGGAGCGCAGGGAGCCCTTAGCAAGGGGGCAGGAGGGGTTCTCGTTTAATTCATCCCCCGGCACCTTTGTGGCATAAAAGGGGCGGCTGAAGCCGAACCAGGCAAAGGCACGGCCGGGGCGGGAAAGCGGCCCcgtccctgccagccctgtccctgccggctcccccgccgccggggcgcgGGTCCCCGGCGCTAAGAGCTCGCCCTACACGACTGTggctccccctctcccctggcCAAGGAGGCGATGGGCCAGGGCGGCAGGGCGGCTTTGGGGTACAAAGCCCCCCGCCTCCAGCCGAGCTCAGCCCTCCCGCCGCTGCCGAGGCCAAGAGGGTCCCTGCTGCACTGCCCCGCGGCTGCCGCTGCCCCCCATGGCatccccacggcaccccacggcCCCGCAAACCACCGTTTGCGCCCGCACGGGCGGTTCCCCGCCGGTAAGACTCGACCTTGAAGAGCTGCCCCGCGCTTTAAATCCGACCCCGAGCAGCGAGCGGGCAGCCCCCGCCGGGGCGGCTTTGCGGGGAGCGCTAtacccgggccggggggcgaGTGGCCGCTGGGGGAGCGGGTGCTCAGCAAAGGCGCCCCGAGGAAAGGCTTCCCTCCCTGGCCCCGGGGACACGGCACCCACTCATTGCTTCccggggtcccgggggggaTCTCGGGTGAGGGCCCGGGTGTTTCCAGGCTTGCCTAGAGCTCCTCCTGGGACACACCAGACCCCCGGCGCGGAGGGCCGTCGGAGCACCCTGCGTGGGCAGCGAGCGCGGCTCCACGCGGGACGCGACAATGAGcgcggggtgccggggaggggCCGTAGGGCTGCGGGGTGGGCTGCCGGTGAGCCTGCCCGCACAGGGAGTGCCCGATACGCCTCCTCCCAAGGGGCTTTGGGTCAAGCGTTTGAGTGAGGGCGGAGGGGCGCGGAGCCGCCGGCAGCGACGGGAGGGCCCTCCTGCGGAGGGGGGGCTGGGCCGGCTTTGTGCGAAAGGGACGGCACCCGGGACCCCCGCGGGACCCGCAGAGACACCCCGGCCGACCGGGGGTGCCCAGTccagcccccgcccccgccgggctCCCACCGGCAAAACGGGCGCGTTTTGCTCTAGTAGCGcctacaaacaaaaaaccccaacaaccgTCAAAGTTAAGTTTTTGGCGCTAGGGAGAATGCTGCCGTCCGCCCCCAGCCCCGAGGATCCCTCGGTTGTCCCCGGTGTCCGTGCCCGGCTGGGGGGTGCGGGGCGAGcagccgggggcggcggggagccccgTCCGGGCGCCGTCCGGCTGCGGCCGCCGCAGGGGCACGGCTCCCGCTCCCGTCCTTAGGCTCGCGTTTTTCGCTtggcttctccctccctctcggCAGCGGGTACACCGAGacggccgccgccgcgggccAGCGGGGTCTTGCCCCGGCTCCGTGCCCGGCGATGGCGGACACCTTCCTCCCGCCGGCACGGCGAGCCCGGCGTGCTCCGGCGCCGGGATGCAGCACACGGGTGCCCGCGCAGCCCGCCAGCTCTCTGCTTTGCTCCGGGTTAGCTCCCAATACGCTGggagaaaatagaaacaaaaataagttaATTGCTGCTGATCCTATTCAggaatcttaaaaataaatagcttcCCCGAGCCAAAGAGCGCAAAGCGTTCATTTAGCAGCAACGGGGCTAAACATTTGTTGAACAGGGAAAGGAACAAATGAGAAAGTGTCACTCATGGCTCGGGCTGCCGCTGGCCCCTCCCAGCCACTTTCACCAAGGGCCCTTTGGAGCCGGTGACACCGCCGGGTCCCCTCGCAGGCGGGCTGATTAGATTAGGCGGGATCGCCGCGGTTCGCCATCCTAGCTGGCACACTCAGGCAAATCGCTTGCATGAATTACGGGAGGGCCGGGAGCGCTGCTGTAGAGGGTCACTTGTAATTTCGATGATATGTGATTAAAGGCTGGCTACGTGAAAAGGCTTAATTCGCACCCCTTTGGGTTTCGGTTTGGAGGGGTCTGTACGAGAGGTGCCGTACTATCAAACTTTGTTTTACCTCCGGCAACACTTGTGTTTGGCGGGTCGGTGTCaactctttttcctttgtgatgGATTCGcttaaaaatagcaatattttattcttttccttgcGGAGGAACAGATCTAGAGGGATGCCAACACGCACTCACTGTATGGGGAGACTATACGTAGTCTCAGGAGGTATATGCACATATAGAGAGAGATTTCCCCCGAAGAAAATGTCAGTGGAGAAAACGCCGAAGTGGTACAACTTAAACCAACCCGGCAAAGCCCAAGAGCCCGCAGGTTCCCACCGAAAAGGACGGCTGATAAACGGGCACCGCGGCTGGCCCACCATCCTGGTAATCCTGGGTCTGCTCCCCCTTaaccccccctccctccccgcgtTTactcttctcccccctccctgttTATATTTCGAGTTCCCTTCAGGTGAAAAACAAGCCCTGAGTGGGAAACAGCGGCGAGCCCAGCAGCCAGGCGCTAATTCCGAGTTTTAGCAAGCCGGGGGCAGCGCACGGGGCGGCGGGAGCTTTAGTCCCGTGCCGGGGGTGCCTCGCCTCTTCTCAAAGCCGCCGGCTCTGGGGGCTCGGAGGGGCGGCTCGGAGGGGCGTTTAGGGAGAGCAAACCCCGGCTTTACCCCATCCCCGGTGTCGGCACTCTTCATACCGGTTCTTCCAATAACCACAGCCGCGACCAGGCTCTGACCGGGCGCCGTCGGGTCGGCCGGGGCCGCGGCCAGAAGTGTTTTCCGCGACCTCCCGGCTCCTTCCACACTAAACCGGCCCAGGCGAACGGCCCCGGGGCCCGGCCCCTTCCCCACGCGTGGGGGGCAGGCTCGGAGCGCACGGAGCGGGAGGGCTGCGCTAAAACACTTCCAGGAAAAGATTAATACGCGCAGCAGAAGGTTAGCGGAGTGATTATCCTTTTCAATTCGTTTTTTACTTAAAAACGCAACGgaattattcattttattaaagaggaagaaattaaagattAGGCTTCGGGCGGTATTTTACCTCCCACTAATCGCCTCTGGGATCGGATTGGAGTAATCCTGACGACGAGATGAATTCGCCGGTGACTCGGATTTTTGAGTGCATGCGGAGATACGTTATGATAATAACGCAAGTGAGCAATATCAAGAACATAGCTTAGGAGCGAATGAAACGCAAAACCGATTACGGGGAAAAAGAGAACAGCAGCTTTCCCGGGCAGAACACGAAATCAACTCGAAGCAAAACTTTTGCCCTTAATTCCTCCGAGGGTTTGTAACGCCGGGAGGCCGGCGGGCCCGCTCCTTCCCCCGCCGGCCCTCTCGGCCGGCACTCGGGACCTCGGGAGAGGGGCCGGCACCCAGCCggcagcccccagtgccccctccAAAAAGTAACCGGCCAAGAGATTACTGTTCGCCACCCTCGGAGGCCGTAAATCTCTCTGCCtcggggaagaaaaaaaaaaaaaaacaaccacaaaaaaaacccaaacgcaAAAACCCAAACGCAGAAACCCTGCCCGCAGCGGCAGGGCTGCACGATATTTGCAGCTCGGCAGCTCTGCAACGTCGCTGAAAAGACGCGGTCCGAGCGCAGGGCAAAGCGCGGGACaggactttaaaaatatatatatctcgACATTGATCTTACTAAGTCTAGCGGGCAACTCCAGCAAGGGTCCGTCTCTGAGGCGGAACAGAAGGAATTccccaaaacaataaaatttttttaaaaaattaaaaatatgaccTTTAGATCGCCATTTAATAATTAGACACGAACATAAGTTTCTGTGTGCGGAACGGAAAGAAAGGGAGGCGTATCCGCAAAGAAGTAACGAATACTAAAGCTCCGGCTTCCTCAGGAGTGTATCTCGGTATTGAGGAGGCCAGTATGATCGTAATGGCAGGGCTGTAATTGCTGCTTTGGGATATTTACCCTGCTCAAATGACACTACATATTTTACTTTCAAACACATGTCAAAAAGTCAATCCCAAAAAGACCAGTTAAGAGCAAGCTGTTAACATATTAAGTATATGGGATTTGAAGCCTCTAAAACCCACTCAACAATAATTCCCTTCTTCAGCACCAATCAAGAGGAAATTTGCCGAGATTGAATTAAATGTAAATTGCTCTGAAGGAGGAAACTCTCCTCCGGCAGACACAAAATAAGCGAGAGACACCGACACCGAGGAGAAGCGGGGAGCACGGCGCGGGGAAAGGGGGGGTGTTAGGGCTCCGGCCACCCCGGgaccccgccgcctccccccgggaccccgccgcctcccccccgGTCGGTGACAGccgggctggcggtgccggtgCGGGAAGCAGCAGGTAAGAGCAGCGGGAGGCTCTAGCAACCCGCTTCGGGGCAGCAATTAGGGGCTTCACACCGCCACCCATCGTGGTGGATGGACACGGGGGGCGTGCGGGGCGTGCGGAGGGCGTCCCCCGCGGCCAGGGGTGCCCGGGCCACGGCCCACCGCCGGACAGCCCGTCCCGGGGACGGCGGGGCACCCCTTCCTCCGtccccccgcagctcccccgtGCTCGCACGGCAGCTCCCGAAGCTGCGGAGGGACTTTCATGCCTTGTCCTTCGCAAACGGGGCCACGGTGACTCAGGGCGGCATCGGCCCGGCCACAGCGCCGAGGGCAAGGATGCTTCTCTGCACCCCTGCATCCCCCAATCCCCCAACCCTCCTCGGGACCCCAGCCCGTCGTCGCTGCTCCCGCCTCCCCGCAGGCGGGTTGTCCCGGGCCAGGCGGCTGCGGGGAGACAGCCTTTTGCAGGCTCCCCGGCCGGTGCCCGAGCAGCGGGGTCCGGGCCCCCCCGCCTCGCCGGAGGCTGCTCTCCACTAGCAAGACCCGGGAcgtccttcctccctcccccggggAAGGGCAGTGCCGGGCCGCGGGAGCGGAGCGTCCCCCGTGGGCCCCTCCGCCGGGGAAAGCGACGGGCCCTTCCCCGCCgtgccccgccggccgcccgctGCCGCGGGTGGGGGGACCCTCGGCTGCTCCCGAGGATTTCGGTAGCGGCCTCTCAGTCACCAGCCAAGGGAACCCCAGGCCGGTGGGAGGAAGGGGTGCTTGTTCTGCCCCCGAGctgtggggtggtgggacaggggGTGCACACAGAAAGGCCCTCATCCACTGCtgcccttctcctctccccgACCTCCCACTTCGCTCCAAGTACAGACACGCGGGGCCTTGGAGCCACCTGTCTGGACCAGGTTCCGCCAAGCTTCGCTTAAATCCGCGGGGAGCGCACCTGTTACACCTATATATACACCTATTTTATATACCCATAGGCAGCGTGTCTGCTGTATATTCCGTCGTGTATCTATACCGACCCTGAGTGTTCGGTATTTGTGTTGCGCGTGTGTTATTTAAGGACAGAGAAGCTATACCTAGTGTATGTGCAGGTTACTTTATATACGATCTAAATAGTGCTTCAGATTTAAAAGGCACTCCCTCTTCCtacctccttttccttctcttccccagccccagggctggatTCATCCCTGTGCTCACAAGCACTCGTTGGGTTTGGCCCGGGCAGCTCCTGCATCCCCGCGCGTCGCTCCCGCCGTCTGCTTGTCACAAGTTCCCCGCTCATTTGTTTAGTGTGTTTTCCAAAAGCTCACCGCCACCTGACCTCGTTCTTTAAAGCAGTGAGCAGGCCAGGAGCAGTCCCAGGAGCAAAAGCAgccatctccctccctccctcagacacacacacccccacctcCACGCACAAAGAGAGCTCGGGCTGGAAAGtggcaagggaaaaaacagcttcCCCTCCAGCCGCTCCTTCTGCAGCACCTCGTTTGACAAATACCCTGGCGCTTGCCCTTGAATTGGGTTTCACATCCCTATTTAGCACTTGGACAATGATTTTAGATGATGTCACTTAAAGCCAAACAAGAAAATTGATCTCGGATTTGCTTGGCCTCTAAAGCCTGGTTAAGCAGattgcaaataataataataaaaaaaaaaaaaaaaaaagaggagggagggagaggggagagaggcaagaaggagggagagacGCCTCCTTCCCTGGGCGGGGGAGGCGCTGGCGCCAATGAAAAGTAGCCGCttactggggagggggggaaactTTTCCTGTTGACTGTTGGAAGCGAATTGAGCAATTATCTAGTTTACCTTCTCCTCTTGGAAGTTAACGATTGGCGAGATCTTGGCTGCGTTATTGACACAACAGTTTCTATTGATAGAAATAAGTAGCGATTGTCCCGAGTCATTGGTGCGCCAAAGTAAACTGTGATGGTCTGGCATGAGTCCACTGGACTGAGACGGCTGGTTCCGCCGGCGGAGGCTCTGGGGATGGTGGCGGCGGCGACGCTGGTCTCCCTCCTTGCAGATCAGTGACAAGAAAAGGGGCAGAGAGAGTGAAAGAGAGAGacgggggagaggagagagaggaaaggagaaagaaagaaagaaaaaaaaaaaaaaaaaaaaaaaagaggcgtCTACCAAAGCGGCTCAAACCGGGCGAACAAATCCAACCCAGCCATGGACAATAGTGGCCACCACACGGCGACCAAAATCCTAGCGACTCCTCCGGCCAGAGAAAGCCTGTCTGCCAGGAGCAACATGATCAGCACGCCCAAGCCCCTCGCCTTCTCCATTGAGCGCATCATGGCGCGGACGCCAGAGCCCCGCTCCATCCCCGTCCCGCAGCTCCTCCACGGCTCGGTGGCCAAAGGCGACCCCAAGCACCCGCTGCACCTCAACTCCTCCATCCCCTGCATGATCCCCTTTGTCCCGGTGGCGTACGACCCCCTGCCCAAAGCGGCGGTGGCCGGAGCGGAACCCAGGAAGGCTCATTTAGACTCTTCTTCCTCGCCCTCCTTTAGCTGCGGCGATCTCTTGAACTGTGCCCTGAGCTTGAAAGGAGATTTCCCCCGCGATGCCCTGCCCTTGCAGCAGTACAAACTGGTAAGACCCCGAGTGGTCAATCACTCCTCCTTCCACGCCATGGGAGCCCTGTGCTATTTCAACCGAGGCGACAGCCCTTGTCACCCGTCCTCCAGTGTCAACATCCACCCGGTGGCTTCTTATTTCCTCAgctcccccctgcacccccagcccaagGCTTACCTGGCGGAGCGGAACAAGCTGGTGCTGCCGGCCGTGGACAAGTACCCGGCGGGGGTAGCCTTCAAGGACTTGTCGCAGGCTCAGCTCCAGCATTACATGAAAGAAAGCGCTCAGATCCTCTCGGAAAAAATCGCCTACAAGACCTCGGAGTTCAGCCGCGGCTCCCCGAGCAGCAAGCCCAAAGTTTTCACGTGTGAAGTTTGTGGAAAGGCAAGTAGAGCGGCAGCCCgcctcccttccccctgcttCCCCAGCCTCCTACCCCCGTCCGTCTGTCCGCCGGTTTGTCGGGCgcttgcttgctttatttttaaacgaCGGCTTCCCCTCGGCGCTCTCGCCTTCTAATcgctttttttttattattattttttcgGTCTGATTTCACTCTCAAGGTATTTAATGCACATTATAACTTAACTCGCCATATGCCGGTGCACACGGGAGCCAGACCCTTTGTTTGCAAAGTTTGCGGGAAGGGCTTCAGACAGGCGAGCACGCTCTGCCGGCACAAGATCATCCACACCCAGGTGAGcctccagccctccctccctccttccccgaGACCCCTTCGCTCACGCTTTTTGGGGAGCCCGGCGCTGTCCGGccgcggcgcggggggcggctgagCCCGAACCGCTGGGGGATTTCGTTTGCCCCACGCGCGGTGGGGTACCGCGGGGTGCCCCGGGCTGGCAGCGGGGCGAGGCGATGGCGAGCCATCAGCTAACACCCAAACCCTGCAAACCAGCACAAACCCCCCCCCCCTGCAAACCAAGCCGTGACCCGGCGTTTCTTCCCTCCAGGAAAAGCCACACAAGTGCAACCAGTGCGGCAAAGCCTTTAACCGGAGCTCGACCCTGAACACGCACACGCGAATACACGCCGGCTACAAACCTTTTGTCTGTGAATTTTGTGGCAAAGGATTTCACCAGAAAGGTACCGGTCTCCAGCGCCCCCTCCCTTGCCCGGGGCCCCCCGAGGCGAGGTCAAGCGTCGGGACAATTTGCGATGGGGCGGGAAAGatgattttggttttaatttctgttattaGTGATCTAGGTTAATTTTAAGTCTGGCCAGCCCCGACACGCTTCCCGCGGCAGGGCCCGCGCAGCGGGGCAGGGCGGCCGctcggggggcgcgggggccgcCCTCCCGCCCATCTCCGCGCCCTGCAACGCCCAGCGCGCTGCGGCAAACGAGTTCGCagcccttttttcccttccgACCGCAGGAGTTTGGCTGGTTTTTCTCCCCGTGTTGCTGGGATAGCAAaagccggggtggggggggtatTTCTGCAGTTgatatgatttttttgtttgtttatttgtttgtttattcgATGGCTCCCTTCCCGTCGTCCGTCAGAGGAACAGCCGCggggaggatggggagaagGCGGGGGTTTGCATGGAGGTCGGCGGGCGGGacagggttttgttgttttcggcctttttttttttttttgtgtgtcattCTCCTCTTTGCAGCGTCCAGTTCTCAGCCCCGGGTCCCTTTGCCCTTCCCGTCTCGTTCCCAGGCAATTACAAAAACCACAAGCTGACTCACAGCGGGGAGAAGCAGTTCAAGTGCAATATCTGCAACAAGGCTTTCCACCAGGTGTACAACCTGACCTTCCACATGCACACCCACAACGACAAGAAGCCCTTCACCTGCCCCACCTGCGGCAAAGGCTTCTGCAGGAACTTTGACCTCAAAAAGCACGTCCGCAAGCTGCACGACAGCGCCCTGGGactgccccggccccccgccgaGCTGGGGGGGCCCGaccagccgccccccgccccggggccgctgctgcaGGGCCCGCCGCCGCTCCAGCCCTGAGGGgcagctcccgccgccgccgcccgcctctTTGCATGCACCTGTTAAGCCGTTTTGTGTATTATTATGCTCTATATCGGCACTAACGTTTATGGGACtgcttgtttcctcttttttttttttttttaattatttttgtggtttttaaagacttctttttgttgttgtcattgCATCTCAGGTGGAgagatggtttaaaaaaaaaaaaaaagaaaaaaaaaaaaaaaagaaaaagcgcCAAGCCAATTTCTGCGGTATTTATTTGGGATCTGTATTACCCCAGCCGGGAACGCTGCACCACTTAATTATTTcgatgtgtatatatattccCATTGTGTTGATCCTGCCCTGCCTCCGCTGCCTGCTGgttattcccccccccctccccgttcttggtttcctcctctccttctcccccctgAATATCGTATCTATATGGACAGAGGTGGTTCGCTATGTACGGATTTAAATTTCGGTTTGATTCTTGCacgtggagaaaaaaaaaaaaaaaaaaaagagaattcgTTGACCTggtggaaataaatatttgcacacGCGTGacggcggccccgggccgggcgTGGAGAGCGGCGCTGGCGCTAACGGCGAACCTCCGCCGCTCCCCTgccaaaacactgaaacaacCGCTAAAGACTTTAATTAAGAGGGGTAATTAGTTCGGATTGATCAAAGCCGGGTTGTTATGGTATTAGCTGCTCCGCAGACTCTGCCAAGCCGAGCCCGCTCGTTGGTGGGCACCcgaggggtgccggggccaaGGGGGGCTGTAACGCCCCTGGGGGTAACAGAAACGGGCGGGGAAAACCGGGTGCTGCCCCCCGGGAGGCGCAGGCGGACCCGCTCACCTCCCGCGGCCTCGGGGGTCCTCTCCGGTTAGGGGGgacgcggggcggggggaggcgcgggggggggggcgggtgtTTTcccggggcagggaggaggggtccggggagaggggcagggtgCTCCTGGGGGACCTGGCGGTCACGGCTGCGGGACCGCTCCGGAGCGGGCCCCTCACGGAGGGGTGATTCGGTCTTGCGGGGCACCCCTACCCTTGCCTAGGCTTTACGGCACCTGgagccccccttcccccccccccccccgggttttGGGTGTACGGGGAGGTACGAGCGCGGTGCCGTTATCACGGTGCCTAAAgccggggggggcgggtgtGTGTCCCCCCTTCCGTGggcggcccccgccccgggctgGCCCTCTCGGGGGGGGGCTGCAACCAGCAGATCCGGCCTTAACGTTTAGGCCGGCGGCACTTGTCCCACCGCGCACCCGTGGGGGTGGCTGCGGCGAAGGGAGTCTCCTCCTTCCGCACATCTCGGGTTGCTGAAATCATCGTCCGAAGGGACCACTGTGCTTGCAAAAGGCAAAGCGAGGGGTCGGGCCCGCAGCTCAGCCGGaaccccccggcaccccgcagggctcagccccccaCGGAGCCCGCGGGGACGCGCCGTCCCCCTCCCGCCTCCCGGGGAAAAGCCGCCCGCAGCCCGGCTGGCTATCGGGGTGGAGGGCATCCACGGACACGCGTTGCATGTGCAGCGGCGTGGGGGTGTCCCGTGCCCCCCCTCACTGAGCGGGTCTCTGCTTCGGAGACCCCGGGGAAACGGGGAGCCGCTCCCCGCTTTTCCACGCCGGTTTGCGGGGGCAGGCGTGGGCGGCGGAGGTAAGCGTCCGGCCGAAGTGACCCCGGGTAGACCTGGAGGCGGACTGgaaaggggcagggaggggagggtcCTGCGGAGCGGCGGGGACGGGCTGGGCTCCCCCTCAGCATCCGTCCCCGGGGTCACTTCGCTCCAGCTCCGCCGGCTCCTGAGGCCGGGAGAGGGTCGTTCAGGCTCCCACCGGGATCAGCTCCTGCCAAAGCAGGTGACTGCAGCGCATCGCTAGTCCCTCTTCTTTCCTTGCTCGCCAAAGGTAAACTTTTGCAACGTGTAACGAAAGGTAAGATGTCCCAAAGCTCCCACTGAAATTACGTGGGTGTGCCGTTTCTGTGAGTCTCCGCTTGAGTGAAATATATCGAAGCAGAAGTCCGACTTGCTTTTCTTATTGCTCAGCAGGTGTGATAGTACAAGGTACTGCAACTATCTTGGCAAGGTACTAAGTATCTTTACTTCATAAGTCTCTTAAACAGTTCAAAACTATTCAAGCACTGCAGGTATACTGGAAGAGTCATAAAAGTATTTCATATCATGGTGAAAGGATATGAATGTAAACAttctgaaaggaaaggagaatcTAATCCGGCCACCTTGTGATGAGCATGTAACATCAGTCTCAAGTCAAACATCTACACAGGACCTGAAGACACCACAGAAGACTCTGCGCTCTGGTTACCCAGATACCTGGCAACTCTTTGCTCTACCTTGTTTTTCCAGACTGTTTTCTAAGTGCTGGGAGAAAGGAGGGCTCAGGCTTCCCCAGGCAGCAAcagttaatttatttcttttgtacaGTTAGACAGGGAGAGAGAATTTCTGACGTTGGCTGACCATAGAACATTTACAGGTTTATAAATAGTAATTGGTGTTTTGGCCTTCCCTCCTGTAAAAGATCTGCAGCCACTGCATCATCTGGGTTCTTCTGTGTCTTCCTCctgaaaaatgctattttgcTAGGAATTCACGTGCAGGAGTGCCCGTGTTTTGAAATGGAGTGGAAATGATGTACTCCAGTTTTATTCCAAGGTGAAGTAGAGAAAGTCAGTGATGGGCATGGATAAGTGTTTCTCCTTCCTAGATTTCTTGAGATAAATACTACAGACGTGGGACTTCACAGGGAGATAAGGATAGCTCATTTGTTATTTCGCTATATAAAACCATGTTTGTGTCAAAGGCTGGGATTAATACATGTCTCGGGAGGCCTGCACAGCATTACCTTTCATTTCCTGTCTTTCAAGATTAATCTCAGGTTAAGTGAATTTCTAGTTAATGGTCAGAGGCAATTCAAAGCTGGTGAAATCATCATGAGAGACAA encodes the following:
- the FEZF1 gene encoding fez family zinc finger protein 1 isoform X1; the encoded protein is MDNSGHHTATKILATPPARESLSARSNMISTPKPLAFSIERIMARTPEPRSIPVPQLLHGSVAKGDPKHPLHLNSSIPCMIPFVPVAYDPLPKAAVAGAEPRKAHLDSSSSPSFSCGDLLNCALSLKGDFPRDALPLQQYKLVRPRVVNHSSFHAMGALCYFNRGDSPCHPSSSVNIHPVASYFLSSPLHPQPKAYLAERNKLVLPAVDKYPAGVAFKDLSQAQLQHYMKESAQILSEKIAYKTSEFSRGSPSSKPKVFTCEVCGKVFNAHYNLTRHMPVHTGARPFVCKVCGKGFRQASTLCRHKIIHTQEKPHKCNQCGKAFNRSSTLNTHTRIHAGYKPFVCEFCGKGFHQKGNYKNHKLTHSGEKQFKCNICNKAFHQVYNLTFHMHTHNDKKPFTCPTCGKGFCRNFDLKKHVRKLHDSALGLPRPPAELGGPDQPPPAPGPLLQGPPPLQP
- the FEZF1 gene encoding fez family zinc finger protein 1 isoform X2, producing MDNSGHHTATKILATPPARESLSARSNMISTPKPLAFSIERIMARTPEPRSIPVPQLLHGSVAKGDPKHPLHLNSSIPCMIPFVPVAYDPLPKAAVAGAEPRKAHLDSSSSPSFSCGDLLNCALSLKGDFPRDALPLQQYKLPKAYLAERNKLVLPAVDKYPAGVAFKDLSQAQLQHYMKESAQILSEKIAYKTSEFSRGSPSSKPKVFTCEVCGKVFNAHYNLTRHMPVHTGARPFVCKVCGKGFRQASTLCRHKIIHTQEKPHKCNQCGKAFNRSSTLNTHTRIHAGYKPFVCEFCGKGFHQKGNYKNHKLTHSGEKQFKCNICNKAFHQVYNLTFHMHTHNDKKPFTCPTCGKGFCRNFDLKKHVRKLHDSALGLPRPPAELGGPDQPPPAPGPLLQGPPPLQP